A window of Asterias amurensis chromosome 10, ASM3211899v1 genomic DNA:
tgcacacacacacatgcacaCGCTTGCacacgccatcttgtagggcagatatttaaccggtgacgtcatattcagtACGGtatatagccagggatcacacccgtaATATATTATTTCCTTTGTCATGCTCCGGATCTAgattatgattaattttgttaatgGAAACATCTCAACTTTGCACATAACTGTTATGTATGAGGTTCCCATGATAAATAGTTCCTGCCTAGAGCAATGGGCACAAGTCACTAGGGGTGGGAAAGGGGCAGGAAAGGGGCAGGAAAGGGGCAGGAAAGGGGTAGGAGGAGACATGTCACTGGAGCGGGGAAGGGCAGGAAAAAGGGTGGGGTGCAACCAATAATTGTATCAAAAGAAAGAACATTGATAGTGAGAGAAACTATCTCTGAGAGACTGGCACCTCATCACAACCTGTTTTAcctcaaccctcctactgtctgaccgaTCAATTTCATCCCCTGTAGTTTTGAATAAGGGAACAAATGAGTaggtgatagcgccctcttttgactggATTTCCTCCAGACCAACCAAAAAAGATGAAATGTCCCaagagtggatttcacaaagagttaagactaatcttgtctcgagttaggacgatttACTCATCCTACCCAAGAACCAGCCGTTACTCCTAAAGACTAGagtcataggactagtcctaagactTTCttggacttgtcctaagttaggaataccttggactagtcttaagttaggactatctttgtgaaatcgacccctggactcCTGTATTCCTGAATGATAGGCAAAGTACTCCAACCTGCATTATGACATCACAGcacttgaactttgctcttttCCGCAATTTTCAAATGGctttctatgaggaaaatgtcatgTTGTACTGGAACTTTGCAATTCTCCCTGAAGTTCAGAAGCTTAGTGACCACTTGCAGCTGATTTCAGATTTGAATAAACTCTCAACTACAGCTTGGCTAAAACACCCCGCCCCTCCCTTACTCTGCTCCTCCCTACTGGCACAAAGTCCCCTCATCAACAGGTGggatttaaaaaccaaaactttcgGGACATTGCGGGGCGCCGTCAACGCCCCCCGTTCAAACTCACACCCCGGTTGTTTCAGATCAACATTTAAATGCAAGTAAAATGAAGAGAGGAAAACATAAGGGTCCGTACATACAGTATACACTACATACAGAAGTAGAAAATGGGCCAACTTTTGTTAAGATTTGGCATTGGAAGTCAACCACGTAAGTCCCTCGTAAAGTCCGTCACCTGACGTCGCGCATGATGGTTGGACGTACCAGTTTCGGTCGCGGATTCGTGTTAGTCCCAGCTTCTCTTGGATCTCATGTGGTCTCATCGCTGTAAACGagatttgaagaaaataaaacagttgTTAATATTCATACAACAAACACACTTTAAATACTACAGATTTAAGGATATTTCaagattttgtttatgtttggtgTTAAAAGCTCTCACATGATGTTTGtaaatttgagaaaatagaactaGGAGTTAAAAACTGCATGCCAActaaaaggacctatggtataaacatataaaaaaacgtgtcctgacgtttcgaccttaATAGAGTCTTTGTCAAAAGCTAACAAAGCTATGGTCGAAATGTCTGGCCACGAACTATggtaaatttaataataataattttaaagtttataataataaagttTTTATAAAGCGCATAAGCGACAGATAAAACATAAACATGATAGAACAAATAAAGGCCCACAATACTTTTTAACATTGTATCCTACAATTCAAAATGAACAATAAACTACACAAAGAAAATAAtctaaaacaaagttttaagCTGTGCATAGAACCCTGGACCTACCAAGGAATACAAAAGGACATTGCTTAAAAGAAACAAGATTCCacataaaatacaatacaatgcatGTATATGACTGGTTTCCCAGATAAACATGGTAAGTTGTTCTAGTTCTGAAGCAAcagatacagagcaattcaaccaagaGACATTTGTGACTCAGAGCAGCCATTTTACAATTGGTCAATTCTTTAGCTAATCTTCAGATTATCCCCCAAATCAGACGGGTGAGGGGGTATCCAGCCCCTCCTTAAGACTGAGATTATCCCATAATCCTCTTTCAATCTGAACAATCAAATAACCATCCAACAATGGGCCACGAATGTTGAATCCGATATTCCCTGCTCGATCCTTAGACAGTGCTTAATGCTTTTAGTCGAAGCCCTTATTTCACAACTGCATTCCATTCCACACCAACTGATACTTTGAACAGCCAGAAGGAAGAGTTTGCATTTTTATGAACCAAAACATCCCTGTACAGGAATGTACAAGCCCATTTTTTTCAATATGATGTCATCTGGGCCGAGTTACATGGCTCTGCTGTTTGTCAAATTCtatgcttacgatcaccattctcggAAATCGACCaaatctgggccaaattttatgGTTCTGTTTTACCACAAGTAAAAAATGaatgcttacgtcaagcatttTTTATGGGTAAGGAAGGCACAAtcatactccacgttactaggcattctttgcttacacagctagcgcagaaatttggcacttaCACATTGCAAAAGAATGGCgattgtaagcacagaattcggcagtaagcaaagccattattctttttgagatatggcggacatcataggagtgcactgtttggtttaggtgtatacagacaaatttaccccaaCCTAATAGTGTCctagtattgtgtccaccatacctcataATGgcttaagaaattgggcccagatggaaagaaaaaacagcttgAACTCACCGTCTGGTAAATCTTGTTTATTGGCAAATATTAAGATGATAGCTTCTTTCATTTCTCTGTCGTTAATTATACGGTGGAGTTCTTGCCTGGCTTCGTCTATCCGATCCCTATCGGCACAGTCTACAACAAATATAAGACCCTGTGTACCAGTGTAGTAATGCCGCCAGAGAGGTCGAATCTTATCCTGCCCTCCTACATCCTATCAAATATAAGAAAACTTAACAAATGAGAAGACATCTTGGATTTTAGATACACAAGTTTATAGGGTTCAAAATGAGACAGAAGCAGCCTCGCTCCCATGGACAGCGTgtcgtatcgatacctctcatcACTAACCCCTGGTAGGGATGGACTGACAAACAATGCTGATAAGCTTACAAGGGTGACTACTTTGCGTGCTACTTGTTAAAAACTTAAGAGCGCTTGTATGGCCCTTGTAGGACCCTCTCTCAAAAAGAGGGAACTCCCAAGGCCAAAAGGAGACGGATCATTGGATAGATAGCTGTACTATGTGAGTAAAAACGGGCGCGTGACCTAAGCATGGTAGCATTTCACATTCTGCAAGGGGGTCTTGATTTCAAAACGTAAAACGAACCTCTGAAAAATGCACGATTTAAACTCCAATAATGGCAGACAAGACAGACGTGCATGGGGTCTATAATACTAAATCAGTGATAGAGACGGAGCCAAAGTGGAAGCCGAAGCCACAGTGAGAGCAAGACCTCATATGAGAGCTGAAGCCCAAGTGACAGCAGAAGCCCAAGTGAGAGCAGAAGCCCAAGTGAGAGCTGAAGCCCAAGTGAGAGCTGAAGCCCAAGTGAGAGTTGAAGCCCAAGTGAGAGCTGAAGCCCAAGTGAGAGCTGAAGCCCAAGTGGGAGCTGAAGCCCAAGTGGGAGCTGAAGCCCAAGTGAGAGCAGAAGCCCAAGTGA
This region includes:
- the LOC139943139 gene encoding ADP-ribosylation factor 6 — translated: MGKMLSKIFGKTEMRILMLGLDAAGKTTILYKLKLGQSVTTIPTVGFNVETVTYKSTKFNVWDVGGQDKIRPLWRHYYTGTQGLIFVVDCADRDRIDEARQELHRIINDREMKEAIILIFANKQDLPDAMRPHEIQEKLGLTRIRDRNWYVQPSCATSGDGLYEGLTWLTSNAKS